A single region of the Bacteroides luhongzhouii genome encodes:
- a CDS encoding zinc-dependent metalloprotease produces MLKGIISAMFLAVVCTCLYGQQPSIATFLKEGAPVEVIPGMFTTYRSDKHIYWEIPDSLIGREFAVTTTILAAPARPDRDMEKKFGYSGDMVGPVFFSFRKQGDELWMMDPQHERVIEDPEGMYAKIAAQCGNERLYKILPVKARNQKSSLIEIGEVLKDFPLFTLDIVSFDLSVGTRLREKDCIKEIKGYDNRLLIHTSRTYQSSSMGMPGKPVSPSYMGDWDTGVCIRLLSKRPLETVTANTGAYFSIGKDCFQGDQPAIRKSVIKRWRLEIRPEDVEKYMKGELVEPIQPIIFYIDRNTPEKYIGCIIEAVRDWRPAFEKAGFKNAIDARLAPTAEEDPDFSIYDSSYPFISWKISGQNNAYGPTPCEPRSGEIIACHVGIFSSVLNLEQKWYFAQCGANDPQAWNIELPDSLLFEQIKQVLTHEIGHTLGLEHNFLGSSHYSIDQLRDNDFLSRYSIGSSIMDYVRFNYALRPQDKVDLKNRRIRVGEYDKWAIEWGYRIFPGRDASEREKNRSLWNQEKQKDPSLHFLSRIDVRAQAEDLGNDHVAVNTQGIENLKYLCEHPDVWNVTDKTSLHVLQGRHEAILSHYKQWVQHVLSHLGGKRLAETDDGSIYILEKADYNKKVMGFIQAYILQPPMWMFDKKLTAKLEIDSGREFDRFYEELMSEMIRSLREVEETEDAGEGMLSVNEFLENIHKGLFAEWADDAPVSDAKYKVQQFYVSKLAKLLDRSEKITSSRLLVSVRQALNRIKEESVAYSHRVTDPVAGKRAMFLADNILF; encoded by the coding sequence ATGCTGAAAGGAATTATCAGTGCAATGTTTCTTGCTGTTGTCTGTACTTGTTTGTACGGGCAACAGCCAAGTATTGCTACTTTTCTAAAAGAAGGAGCACCTGTGGAAGTTATTCCCGGTATGTTTACTACCTATCGAAGTGATAAACATATCTATTGGGAAATCCCGGATTCATTGATTGGACGTGAGTTTGCCGTAACGACAACTATCCTGGCGGCTCCTGCCCGTCCGGATCGGGATATGGAAAAGAAATTCGGATATTCGGGTGACATGGTAGGTCCGGTCTTTTTTAGTTTCCGCAAACAGGGTGATGAGTTGTGGATGATGGACCCACAACATGAAAGAGTGATAGAGGACCCTGAAGGAATGTATGCGAAGATCGCCGCCCAATGTGGGAATGAAAGGCTTTATAAAATATTGCCGGTCAAAGCAAGGAATCAGAAAAGTAGCCTGATAGAGATTGGTGAAGTTTTAAAGGATTTCCCTCTGTTTACTCTTGATATTGTGTCTTTTGATTTATCGGTAGGTACACGCCTGAGGGAAAAGGACTGTATCAAGGAAATCAAGGGATATGACAACCGTTTGCTGATACATACATCACGAACGTATCAAAGCTCATCAATGGGAATGCCGGGTAAGCCTGTCTCACCTTCTTATATGGGAGACTGGGATACGGGTGTTTGTATAAGATTATTGTCCAAGAGACCGTTGGAAACAGTTACTGCGAATACCGGAGCTTATTTTTCGATCGGCAAAGATTGTTTTCAAGGAGACCAGCCTGCTATCCGGAAATCCGTAATCAAACGATGGCGGCTGGAAATAAGGCCGGAAGATGTAGAAAAATACATGAAGGGAGAATTGGTGGAACCCATACAACCTATTATTTTTTATATAGATCGCAACACACCTGAAAAGTACATCGGCTGTATTATTGAAGCAGTACGCGACTGGCGTCCGGCTTTTGAGAAAGCCGGGTTTAAGAATGCCATTGATGCGCGGTTGGCCCCTACTGCTGAAGAAGATCCTGATTTTAGTATTTATGATAGTAGTTATCCGTTTATTTCGTGGAAAATATCAGGGCAAAATAACGCCTATGGTCCCACTCCTTGTGAACCCCGGTCCGGTGAGATTATTGCTTGCCATGTCGGTATTTTCAGCAGTGTCCTGAATCTGGAGCAGAAATGGTATTTCGCCCAATGTGGAGCGAATGATCCGCAGGCATGGAATATAGAGTTGCCGGACTCTTTGCTATTCGAACAGATAAAACAAGTGCTGACACATGAAATCGGCCATACATTAGGGTTGGAACATAACTTTCTGGGTAGTTCTCATTACTCCATCGACCAATTACGCGATAATGACTTTTTAAGTCGATATAGTATAGGTAGTTCCATTATGGATTATGTCCGCTTTAATTATGCCTTGCGCCCTCAAGATAAGGTTGATTTGAAAAACAGACGGATACGTGTTGGCGAATATGATAAATGGGCTATTGAATGGGGCTACCGTATATTTCCGGGTAGAGATGCTTCTGAAAGAGAAAAGAACAGGAGTCTTTGGAATCAGGAAAAACAGAAAGATCCCTCATTGCATTTCTTGAGCAGAATAGATGTACGGGCCCAGGCGGAAGATTTGGGAAATGACCATGTTGCGGTTAATACACAGGGAATAGAGAATCTGAAATATTTGTGTGAGCATCCTGATGTATGGAATGTGACAGATAAAACCTCTTTGCATGTATTGCAGGGGCGTCATGAAGCGATATTGAGCCATTATAAGCAGTGGGTACAGCATGTACTGTCTCATTTGGGTGGAAAACGCCTTGCTGAAACGGATGATGGGAGTATTTACATACTTGAAAAAGCTGATTACAATAAGAAGGTTATGGGCTTTATACAGGCTTATATATTACAGCCGCCCATGTGGATGTTTGATAAAAAGTTGACCGCTAAATTAGAAATAGACAGTGGCCGGGAGTTCGACCGCTTTTATGAAGAGTTGATGTCGGAAATGATCCGTTCCCTGCGGGAAGTGGAGGAAACGGAGGATGCCGGTGAAGGCATGTTGTCTGTAAATGAGTTTCTGGAAAACATACATAAAGGATTATTTGCAGAATGGGCTGACGATGCTCCTGTGAGTGATGCCAAGTATAAAGTGCAGCAGTTTTATGTGAGTAAACTTGCTAAATTGCTGGATAGGTCAGAAAAGATAACTTCGTCGAGATTATTGGTTTCCGTTAGGCAGGCTTTGAATAGAATAAAAGAGGAAAGTGTTGCTTATAGCCATAGGGTTACGGATCCGGTTGCTGGCAAACGGGCGATGTTCCTTGCGGATAATATTTTATTTTAA